The following coding sequences are from one Panicum hallii strain FIL2 chromosome 5, PHallii_v3.1, whole genome shotgun sequence window:
- the LOC112894066 gene encoding signal recognition particle subunit SRP72 produces MPPKSKAAAAAAEPVSVEDLFTSLHRHIQASEFEQAAKVADQVIKAAPGDEDAVRCKVVAHIKADEIDKALAAMRAAERLPIDLSYYKAYCYYRQNKLQEALDLLRGQEEDAAILQLESQILYRLGRMNDCMNSYEKLQKFKIDSMDLKINIIAALVAAGRASEVQTAMKAQKVDLTTRALRDTRSFELAYNSACSLIEDKKYSEAKEQLDLAKRIGKEELMVEDYGEDEIEYELAPVSAQLAYVQQLQGQSQEAMQTYVNMINKKAADTSSLAVATTNLISLKGTKDAADSLKKLDRLIEKSTAPNHLQLVESLDFKLSQRQKEALYSARVLLLLHTNKTDQAHELVSALLGMFRDSVFPVLLQAAVHVKEKKVQKAEEVLSQYSEKHPENSKGVLLALAQIAANANHFQLAADSLSKIPDIQHMPATVATLVALRERLGDSNAAASVLDSAIQWWKNSMTGDNKLDLFTREAAEFKLSHGRDEEACLLYEELVKSHGSTEALAGLVVTSARTNLEKAEQYEKKLKPLPGLKGVNVESLEKTSAARHVEGPQDMTVDVPEEVKKQKAKKRKRKPRYPKGFDPANPGPPPDPERWLPRRERSSYRPKRKDKRAQVRGAQGAVSRETAATNASGSSKGSQTTSSSKTPAANTDQPKASNKSRKKKSRS; encoded by the exons TTATCAAGGCGGCGCCGGGGGACGAGGACGCGGTGCGATGCAAGGTGGTGGCGCACATCAAGGCCGACGAGATCGACAAGGCGCTCGCCGCGATGCGCGCCGCCGAGCGCCTCCCCATCGACCTAAGCTACTACAAG GCCTACTGCTACTACAGGCAAAACAAACTGCAAGAAGCTCTGGATCTTTTAAGAGGTCAAGAAGAAGATGCAGCTATTCTCCAGCTGGAATCCCAGATTTTGTACCGGCTAGGAAGAATGAATGACTGCATGAATAGCTATGAGAAGCTTCAAAAATTTAAGATTGACTCAATGGATCTGAAGATAAATATCATTGCTGCTCTGGTTGCTGCTGGAAGGGCTTCTGAGGTGCAGACAGCTATGAAGGCACAAAAGGTTGATCTTACCACGAGAGCACTCAGGGATACTCGTAGCTTTGAGCTCGCATACAATTCTGCTTGCTCCTTGATAGAAGACAAGAAGTATTCAGAAGCTAAGGAGCAGCTGGACTTGGCTAAAAG AATTGGGAAAGAAGAGCTTATGGTGGAAGACTATGGTGAAGATGAGATTGAATATGAACTAGCTCCTGTATCTGCTCAGCTTGCTTATGTGCAACAG CTACAAGGACAATCTCAAGAAGCCATGCAAACCTATGTTAATATGATAAACAAAAAGGCAGCTGATACATCATCACTTGCTGTGGCAACAACAAACCTTATTTCACTAAAAGGTACAAAAGATGCTGCAGATAGCTTGAAGAAGCTTGATCGGCTTATTGAAAAATCTACTGCTCCAAACCATTTGCAACTTGTTGAAAGCCTTGACTTCAAGTTGTCCCAAAGGCAAAAGGAAGCTCTGTATTCTGCCCGTGTTCTTTTACTCCTCCATACAAATAAAACTGATCAG GCACATGAGTTGGTCAGTGCACTGCTTGGTATGTTTCGAGATAGTGTATTCCCAGTTTTACTTCAAGCTGCTGTTCATGTGAAAGAAAAAAAGGTTCAGAAAGCTGAAGAAGTTCTTAGCCAGTACTCTGAGAAGCATCCTGAGAATTCTAAAGGGGTCCTCCTTGCCCTTGCTCAGATTGCTGCTAATGCCAACCATTTTCAGCTTGCTGCTGACTCGCTGTCCAAAATACCTGACATTCAGCACATGCCTGCAACAGTTGCTACACTAGTGGCTCTTAGAGAGCGACTAGGTGACTCGAATGCTGCAGCGTCTGTACTTGATTCTGCTATCCAGTGGTGGAAGAATTCCATGACCGGGGATAACAAATTAGATTTGTTCACGAGGGAGGCTGCTGAGTTTAAGCTCAGTCATGGACGTGATGAAGAGGCTTGTCTGTTGTACGAGGAACTTGTTAAGAGCCATGGAAGCACTGAAGCTTTGGCTGGGCTCGTAGTGACTTCAGCACGCACTAACCTGGAGAAGGCTGAACAATACGAGAAGAAGCTGAAGCCATTGCCAGGCCTCAAAGGAGTTAATGTTGAGAGCTTGGAGAAGACATCTGCCGCAAGGCATGTTGAAGGGCCTCAAGACATGACGGTAGACGTTCCTGAGGAAGTGAAGAAGCAAAAGGCaaagaagaggaagcggaagcCTAGATACCCGAAGGGCTTTGATCCAGCAAACCCGGGGCCGCCACCGGATCCTGAGAGATGGCTGCCCAGGAGAGAGCGATCCAGTTACCGTCCAAAGAGGAAGGATAAGAGGGCTCAGGTCAGAGGTGCTCAAGGAGCTGTAAGTAGAGAGACAGCGGCTACCAATGCCAGTGGTTCTTCAAAAGGAAGCCAAACAACAAGTTCATCAAAGACTCCAGCGGCAAACACCGATCAACCAAAGGCTAGCAACAAATCCAGGAAGAAGAAGTCGAGGTCTTAG